The proteins below are encoded in one region of Aquisphaera giovannonii:
- a CDS encoding STAS domain-containing protein, with amino-acid sequence MKLTARNVENGIVSLHNTGEIRLGDRPADKGAAEALLGPGCYTRKVLFDLKNTSFIDSAGVGWIVRFHKLCEQSGGMLVLHSPQPAIVAILRLLHMDRFLHIVDDEAAARAMAGAEAPAR; translated from the coding sequence ATGAAGCTCACAGCGCGGAACGTCGAGAACGGCATCGTGTCTCTGCACAACACCGGCGAGATCCGGCTGGGCGATCGGCCCGCCGACAAGGGCGCGGCCGAGGCTCTCCTCGGCCCCGGCTGCTACACGAGGAAGGTGCTGTTCGACCTCAAGAACACGTCCTTCATCGACTCCGCGGGCGTGGGATGGATCGTGAGGTTCCACAAGCTCTGCGAGCAATCCGGGGGCATGCTGGTGCTCCACTCGCCGCAGCCGGCCATCGTCGCCATCCTGCGGCTCCTGCACATGGATCGTTTCCTCCACATCGTCGACGACGAGGCGGCCGCCCGCGCGATGGCCGGGGCCGAGGCCCCCGCCCGCTGA
- a CDS encoding pyruvate carboxylase, whose product MTAFRKLMVANRGEIAIRVFRSAHELGIRTVAIYSHEDRFALHRLKADEAYQVGKPGEPIRSYLDIEGIVSLAQEKQVDAIHPGYGFLSENATFARACAKAGIVFIGPPPEILDLLGDKVAARELAQEAGVPILSGSEPVEPGESAHAAAERLGYPVIVKASMGGGGRGMRVVESAEGLDEAVGQARREAGMAFGCPDVFLEKFIRKAKHIEVQLLGDKHGHLVHLYERDCSIQRRHQKVIEIAPASNLEPFLRDGICQAALAIGRKVNYENAGTVEFLVDDEAATFAFIEVNPRLQVEHTVTEIVTGIDIVKSQVLIAQGSELTDEEIGIDGQESIHTTGYAIQCRITSEDPTNNFTPDYGRITHYRSSGGPGLRLDGGSTTSGAIITPFYDSLLVKLSTSGRRFKDAALRMERALQEYRIRGVKTNIPFLLNVITHPTFLDGRCTTRFIDQTPELFQFAQRQDRATKLLTYAAEVTVNGFPGVKRTEELAGLREPEPPSYDHVAKVADGSRQRFKELGAEGFARWVREQAPLLVTDTTFRDAHQSLLATRLRTRDMLRVADAYAHLAPGLFSLEMWGGATFDTAMRFLKEDPWDRLSQLRERIPNILFQMLIRGSNAVGYTSYPDNVVEAFVREAAAAGIDVFRVFDSLNWVPNMERTIEAVRESGAICEAAICYTGDILNPARPKYNLRYYVDMAKELEKRGANIIAIKDMAGLCKPHAAEKLVEALRGEVGLPIHFHTHDIGGAQAASVLKGAAVGLDVADGAMASMSGLTSQPSLSAIVESLRFTERDTGVDHEALIALSRYWEAVRDLYAPFESGPRAPAADLYDLEMPGGQYTNLFQQARSLGLAPRWQEVCKAYSEVNRLFGDIVKVTPSSKVVGDMALFLVANNLTTEDTLDPSRELAFPDSVVELFQGRLGQPPGGFPAEIAERVLKGREATTDRPGAGLPPADLAAAGEKASALLGRPATDRDTLSYVLYPRVFPDLAAHERMYSDTSILPTPLFFYGPEPGQEIKVEIEEGKTLIVKLLAVGEPHTDGKRTVFFELNGQPREVEVVDRSLASAVRETPKADPADPNQIGAPLPGLIVGVAVSPGDPVRKGQKLLSIEAMKMETTLYAERPGRVAEVPASVGLQVKAGDLLLKLADA is encoded by the coding sequence ATGACCGCGTTCCGCAAGTTGATGGTCGCCAATCGGGGCGAGATCGCCATCCGTGTCTTCCGCTCGGCCCACGAGCTGGGCATCCGCACGGTGGCCATCTATTCGCACGAGGACCGCTTCGCCCTGCACCGGCTGAAGGCGGACGAGGCGTACCAGGTGGGCAAGCCGGGCGAGCCGATCCGCAGCTACCTGGACATCGAGGGGATCGTCTCCCTGGCGCAGGAGAAGCAGGTCGACGCGATCCATCCCGGATACGGGTTCCTCTCGGAGAACGCCACGTTCGCGAGGGCCTGCGCGAAGGCCGGCATCGTCTTCATCGGCCCGCCGCCGGAGATCCTGGACCTGCTCGGCGACAAGGTCGCGGCGCGGGAGCTGGCGCAGGAGGCCGGCGTGCCGATCCTCTCGGGGAGCGAGCCGGTCGAGCCGGGGGAGTCGGCCCACGCCGCGGCGGAGAGGCTCGGCTACCCGGTGATCGTCAAGGCGTCGATGGGCGGCGGCGGCCGCGGCATGCGGGTCGTGGAGTCGGCCGAGGGGCTCGACGAGGCCGTGGGCCAGGCCCGCCGCGAGGCCGGCATGGCCTTCGGCTGCCCGGACGTCTTCCTCGAGAAGTTCATCCGCAAGGCCAAGCACATCGAGGTCCAGCTCCTGGGCGACAAGCACGGGCACCTCGTCCACCTCTACGAGCGCGACTGCTCGATCCAGCGGCGGCACCAGAAGGTCATCGAGATCGCCCCGGCCAGCAACCTGGAGCCGTTCCTCCGCGACGGCATCTGCCAGGCGGCGCTCGCCATCGGCCGCAAGGTCAACTACGAGAACGCCGGCACCGTCGAGTTCCTCGTGGACGACGAGGCCGCCACGTTCGCCTTCATCGAGGTCAACCCGCGGCTCCAGGTCGAGCACACGGTCACGGAGATCGTCACCGGGATCGACATCGTCAAGAGCCAGGTCCTCATCGCCCAGGGGAGCGAGCTGACCGACGAGGAGATCGGCATCGACGGCCAGGAGTCGATCCACACCACCGGCTACGCCATCCAGTGCCGGATCACCTCCGAGGATCCGACGAACAACTTCACGCCGGACTACGGCCGGATCACCCACTACCGGTCCTCCGGGGGCCCGGGGCTGCGGCTCGACGGCGGCAGCACGACCTCCGGCGCCATCATCACGCCCTTCTATGATTCCCTGCTGGTGAAGCTCTCCACCTCCGGCCGTCGGTTCAAGGACGCGGCGCTGCGGATGGAGCGGGCGCTCCAGGAGTACCGCATCCGCGGGGTGAAGACGAACATCCCGTTCCTGCTCAACGTCATCACCCACCCGACCTTCCTGGACGGCCGCTGCACCACCCGGTTCATCGACCAGACGCCGGAGCTCTTCCAGTTCGCCCAGCGTCAGGACCGCGCGACGAAGCTGCTGACCTACGCCGCGGAGGTCACCGTCAACGGCTTCCCCGGCGTGAAGCGGACCGAGGAGCTGGCCGGGCTCCGCGAGCCCGAGCCGCCCTCGTACGACCACGTCGCGAAGGTCGCCGACGGGTCGCGGCAGCGGTTCAAGGAGCTGGGGGCGGAGGGCTTCGCGAGGTGGGTCCGCGAGCAGGCCCCGCTGCTCGTCACCGACACCACCTTCCGCGACGCCCACCAGTCGCTCCTGGCCACCCGCCTGCGGACGCGGGACATGCTCCGCGTGGCGGACGCCTACGCCCACCTCGCCCCGGGCCTGTTCTCGCTCGAGATGTGGGGCGGCGCCACGTTCGACACGGCCATGCGTTTCCTCAAGGAGGACCCCTGGGACCGACTCTCGCAGCTCCGCGAGAGGATCCCCAACATCCTCTTCCAGATGCTCATCCGCGGCTCCAACGCCGTCGGGTACACGAGCTACCCGGACAACGTCGTCGAGGCCTTCGTGAGGGAGGCCGCCGCGGCGGGCATCGACGTCTTCCGCGTGTTCGACTCGCTCAACTGGGTGCCGAACATGGAGCGGACCATCGAGGCCGTCCGCGAGTCCGGCGCGATCTGCGAGGCCGCCATCTGCTACACCGGCGACATCCTCAACCCCGCCCGACCCAAGTATAACCTGCGATACTATGTCGACATGGCGAAGGAGCTGGAGAAGCGGGGCGCGAACATCATCGCCATCAAGGACATGGCCGGCCTCTGCAAGCCGCACGCGGCCGAGAAGCTCGTCGAGGCGCTCCGCGGGGAGGTCGGCCTGCCGATCCACTTCCACACCCACGACATCGGCGGGGCCCAGGCCGCGAGCGTCCTGAAGGGGGCGGCCGTCGGCCTGGACGTGGCCGACGGCGCCATGGCCAGCATGTCCGGCCTGACCTCGCAGCCGAGCCTCAGCGCCATCGTCGAGTCGCTGCGGTTCACCGAGCGGGACACGGGCGTGGACCACGAGGCCCTCATCGCCCTGAGCCGCTACTGGGAGGCCGTCCGCGACCTGTACGCGCCGTTCGAGTCCGGCCCGAGGGCCCCGGCGGCGGACCTCTACGACCTGGAGATGCCCGGCGGCCAGTACACGAACCTCTTCCAGCAGGCGAGGTCGCTGGGCCTCGCGCCCCGCTGGCAGGAGGTCTGCAAGGCCTACAGCGAGGTCAACCGGCTCTTCGGCGACATCGTCAAGGTGACCCCGTCGTCCAAGGTCGTCGGCGACATGGCGCTCTTCCTGGTCGCGAACAACCTGACCACCGAGGACACGCTCGACCCGTCGCGCGAGCTCGCGTTCCCGGACAGCGTGGTCGAGCTCTTCCAGGGCCGGCTCGGCCAGCCCCCGGGGGGCTTCCCGGCGGAGATCGCCGAGCGGGTGCTGAAGGGCCGCGAGGCCACCACGGACCGCCCCGGCGCGGGCCTGCCCCCGGCGGACCTCGCCGCGGCCGGCGAGAAGGCCTCGGCCCTGCTGGGCCGGCCGGCCACCGACCGCGACACGCTGAGCTACGTCCTCTACCCGCGCGTCTTCCCGGACCTCGCGGCGCACGAGAGGATGTATTCGGACACGTCGATCCTGCCCACCCCGCTGTTCTTCTACGGCCCGGAGCCGGGCCAGGAGATCAAGGTGGAGATCGAGGAGGGCAAGACGCTCATCGTCAAGCTGCTCGCCGTCGGCGAGCCGCACACCGACGGCAAGCGCACGGTCTTCTTCGAGCTCAACGGCCAGCCCCGCGAGGTGGAGGTCGTGGACCGCTCGCTGGCCTCGGCCGTCCGCGAGACGCCCAAGGCGGACCCGGCCGATCCGAACCAGATCGGCGCGCCCCTGCCCGGGCTGATCGTCGGCGTCGCCGTCTCCCCGGGCGACCCCGTCCGCAAGGGCCAGAAGCTGCTCTCCATCGAGGCCATGAAGATGGAGACCACCCTCTACGCCGAGCGCCCCGGCCGCGTCGCCGAGGTCCCCGCCTCGGTGGGCCTCCAGGTCAAGGCCGGCGACCTGCTGCTGAAGCTGGCCGACGCGTGA
- a CDS encoding RpnC/YadD family protein: MHEYDRSSKWLIQHHGASILRLAGITDVVEWEPLQAEVVQPRGLPDGFLRARRATQPEPGLYVIEVATYPEPRIAEQAVRDAALVYLNRGIVPEVIVLVLRRRGRRPAPRMARLRSESGQTSFHVKWRMIELWEIPAEVLLAAEDVGVLPWVSLSKIDGPPEPVLRRCRERIDREAPPDEHESLLAVSQVLARLRYHDETLFQLLGGRKAMLELPFLEELKAEWIREAVEKEKAAREAVEKEKAAREVAEKAAREADHEAACRIILEVLGARFGSAAKELRAELAAINDDARLGELARLAGTCKTLEAFHARLRTP; this comes from the coding sequence ATGCACGAGTATGACCGCAGCAGCAAGTGGCTGATCCAGCACCACGGCGCCTCGATCCTCCGGCTGGCAGGCATCACGGATGTGGTCGAATGGGAGCCGCTCCAGGCGGAGGTCGTCCAGCCCCGCGGCCTTCCCGATGGTTTCCTCAGGGCGCGGCGGGCGACTCAGCCCGAGCCGGGCCTGTACGTGATCGAGGTCGCCACGTACCCCGAGCCGAGGATCGCCGAGCAGGCCGTCCGCGACGCGGCGCTCGTGTACCTGAACCGGGGCATCGTCCCGGAGGTGATCGTCCTGGTACTCCGCCGGCGCGGTCGCAGGCCGGCGCCTCGGATGGCGCGGCTCCGCAGCGAGAGCGGCCAGACGTCCTTCCACGTCAAGTGGCGCATGATCGAGCTGTGGGAGATCCCCGCGGAGGTCCTCCTCGCGGCCGAGGACGTGGGCGTCCTGCCCTGGGTCTCGCTTTCGAAGATCGACGGCCCGCCCGAGCCCGTGCTCCGTCGCTGCCGCGAGCGGATCGACCGCGAGGCCCCGCCCGACGAGCACGAGAGCCTCCTGGCGGTCTCGCAGGTGCTGGCCCGGCTGCGGTATCATGACGAGACACTTTTCCAACTTCTCGGAGGGCGAAAAGCGATGCTTGAGTTGCCATTCCTGGAAGAGCTCAAGGCCGAGTGGATCCGCGAGGCGGTCGAGAAGGAGAAAGCCGCTCGCGAGGCGGTCGAGAAGGAGAAGGCCGCTCGCGAGGTCGCGGAGAAGGCCGCTCGCGAGGCTGACCACGAGGCCGCTTGCCGGATCATCCTCGAGGTTCTCGGCGCACGTTTCGGATCGGCGGCCAAGGAGCTGCGTGCCGAGCTGGCCGCGATCAACGACGATGCTCGACTTGGAGAGCTGGCGAGGCTCGCCGGCACCTGCAAAACCCTCGAGGCATTCCACGCTCGACTCCGAACTCCGTGA
- a CDS encoding HAD family hydrolase: MAEPRDAALAVLFDLDGTLLDTLEDLGRSVNEVLEGHGFPPHPMDAYRRFIGDGVAMLVERALPAEAVRADPSLVPRCVEGFREAYGRGWDVASGPYPGIPELLDALVARGIPMAVLSNKPHPFTRRCVEELLPRWRFAAVLGDRPGFARKPDPGEALRIAADLGVEPGRVAYLGDSSIDMETARGAGMIALGAGWGFRGASELLAHGAVAALSRPIELLGWVDRGGAVEG, encoded by the coding sequence GTGGCCGAGCCCCGAGATGCCGCCCTCGCCGTCCTGTTCGACCTCGACGGCACCCTGCTCGACACGCTGGAGGACCTCGGCCGGTCGGTCAACGAGGTCCTCGAGGGGCACGGCTTCCCGCCCCATCCGATGGACGCCTACCGGCGGTTCATCGGCGACGGCGTGGCCATGCTGGTCGAGCGGGCCCTGCCCGCGGAGGCGGTCCGCGCGGACCCCTCGCTCGTGCCCCGCTGCGTGGAGGGCTTCCGCGAGGCCTACGGCCGCGGCTGGGACGTCGCGAGCGGCCCCTATCCGGGCATCCCGGAGCTCCTCGACGCCCTGGTCGCCCGCGGCATCCCCATGGCCGTGCTCTCCAACAAGCCGCACCCGTTCACCCGCCGTTGCGTGGAGGAGCTGCTCCCGCGGTGGCGGTTCGCCGCCGTGCTGGGCGACCGCCCGGGGTTCGCCCGGAAGCCGGACCCGGGCGAGGCCCTGCGGATCGCCGCGGATCTCGGCGTCGAGCCGGGGCGGGTCGCCTACCTCGGCGACTCGTCGATCGACATGGAGACCGCCCGCGGGGCCGGGATGATCGCCCTGGGCGCCGGCTGGGGATTCCGGGGCGCAAGCGAGCTGCTCGCCCACGGCGCCGTCGCCGCCCTCTCGAGGCCGATCGAGCTCCTGGGCTGGGTCGATCGCGGCGGGGCCGTCGAGGGGTAG